CCTGTCTCACAGCCCGCTATCAGTCGCGCTCCCACCGCGGGTTCTTCCTCTACCTGGACGAAGTCGCGGACCTAGTGTACCCAAGGTTCAGGGACCTGGTGGCCAAGGCGCGCGAAGCGAAGGTCGGGCTGATCTTCGCCCACCAGGCGCTTGGGGATCTGAGGGCGGTCTCGGAGGCTTTCATGGACAGCATCCTCGCCAGCTCCGCCAATAAGGCCATTTTCCGCCTGGGGACCTCCGACACCGCAGAGCAGTTTGCCAAGTTGATCGGCACCAAGACGGTGGTTGAGCGCAAGATCAACTACTCCCTCAAGCATGACAATGATCCCAAGGCAAAGGGATACACGGACCAGGAGTACGAGAAATTCCTGGTTCACCCGAACGAGCTTAGGAATTTGCCGGTGGGGGAGGCGGTCTTCATCGTCCAGCGCCGGGACGGGCGGCGCCTTTACAAGGCCCGGACCTTCAAGCGGGAGGACCTTCAGGCACTGGATGCCATGGTGGCCGAAGATTGGATGCTCCACCGGCGCCCGGAGAAGAAGTCCTACAAGCCCCTGGCGCTTGAGGCGCCGCCTTTCAGGCCTGCCGCGCCGATAGGGGAAAAGAAGAGCGCCTTGAGCGACGAGGTCATGTCGCTGGTTTCAGGAAAGTCGGTCCGTTAAGGTCCGCATTCCCCCAACTCGGAGGGCCCAGGACAGGAGGGACACGGAAAAGAAAGGGAAACACCATTGCCCAACCAAGGATGATTCACCAAGCCACCAGGCGACCGATTTCGACGCTCCAAGACAAATGCCGCGCCTGGGAAAAGAGAGGTCACCAATGAGCACAGGAAACCATGTCGAGAGCCAGGGCAGGTACAGCGGGCAGGAGAGGCGCAGGCAGGCGGTGCTTGAGCTCCTGACAGTCAAGGAAGTCGCGGATTTTTGCAGGGTGGGCGTGGCCACCGTGAAATACTGGATGGCC
Above is a window of bacterium DNA encoding:
- a CDS encoding TraM recognition domain-containing protein, encoding FAKLLNTTEPEIDLRDVVTKGRIAVFGLAADMYPSDYKVLSTMILMDLHSCLTARYQSRSHRGFFLYLDEVADLVYPRFRDLVAKAREAKVGLIFAHQALGDLRAVSEAFMDSILASSANKAIFRLGTSDTAEQFAKLIGTKTVVERKINYSLKHDNDPKAKGYTDQEYEKFLVHPNELRNLPVGEAVFIVQRRDGRRLYKARTFKREDLQALDAMVAEDWMLHRRPEKKSYKPLALEAPPFRPAAPIGEKKSALSDEVMSLVSGKSVR